The following are encoded together in the Bacteroidales bacterium genome:
- a CDS encoding S46 family peptidase, with protein sequence MKKIISTTLAILIIAVSNLKADEGMWIPLFLKKYNIDKMQKKGFKLTAEDIYSINQASMKDAVIIFGGGCTAELISDRGLILTNHHCGYYNIQSHSSLENDYLTNGFWAMSDKEELPNENLTVTFLVRMEDVTSKILAGITDDMKDEDREKLIEENIKAAEEKAAEGNDYKIKVKPFFYGNQYFLFVQKVYKDVRLVGAPPSAIGKFGGDTDNWMWPRHTGDFSLFRIYADENNEPAEYSENNVPFKPIKHFPVSIKGVKKGDFTMVFGYPGRTQEYLTSYAVDMIKNKINPHRINIRQNIIDIMSADMEKDPAVRIKYSAKYAGVSNYWKKWLGENRGLEILNAVAKKEATEEQLIKWINGSKDRIAKYGHLLPDFKKLYAEYTPYFLAEEYFYEAIWRMESVKFSSKMASLVRKGEKNTEEDIESVKKYATKFFKDYNQETDKKLFKVLFKLYYENAGEQFQPEIMNIFETFNHFDLSKKDIIDYYTDYYFANTFFLNQEKFNEFMEKFSYGSENIEKIKNTPAYNFFYDFVNVYYTKITPFTEKYTTQIDKKKRFYMQALMEADTNKIFYPDANSTLRIAYGQVDTYEPKDGVKYQYYTTLKGVIEKDNPEIYDYDVPDKLKELYNNKDYGRYAENGEMHICFIASNHTTGGNSGSPVINGNGELIGVNFDRNWEGTMSDIMYDPDQCRNITLDIRYVLFIIDKFAGASHLVEEMTIVE encoded by the coding sequence ATGAAAAAAATAATATCAACAACATTAGCAATTTTAATAATTGCAGTTTCAAATCTAAAAGCTGATGAAGGAATGTGGATTCCTCTTTTTCTTAAAAAATATAATATTGATAAAATGCAAAAGAAAGGCTTTAAACTTACGGCTGAAGATATATACAGCATTAATCAAGCAAGCATGAAAGATGCAGTAATAATTTTCGGAGGAGGTTGCACGGCAGAACTTATTTCTGACAGAGGTTTAATTCTTACAAACCATCATTGCGGTTATTATAACATTCAATCACACAGCTCGTTGGAAAATGACTATTTGACAAACGGCTTTTGGGCAATGTCTGATAAAGAAGAACTTCCCAACGAAAATTTAACCGTAACCTTTCTTGTAAGAATGGAAGACGTAACTTCTAAAATTCTTGCAGGTATTACAGACGATATGAAAGACGAAGACCGAGAAAAATTAATTGAAGAAAATATTAAAGCAGCAGAAGAAAAAGCGGCAGAAGGAAATGACTATAAAATTAAAGTTAAACCCTTTTTCTACGGAAACCAATACTTTTTATTCGTTCAAAAAGTTTATAAAGATGTTCGCTTGGTAGGAGCACCGCCTTCTGCAATAGGTAAATTCGGAGGAGATACTGACAATTGGATGTGGCCTCGACATACCGGTGATTTTTCTTTATTCAGAATTTATGCTGATGAAAACAATGAACCTGCCGAATATTCGGAAAATAATGTTCCTTTTAAACCGATTAAACACTTCCCGGTTTCAATAAAAGGTGTTAAAAAAGGTGATTTTACAATGGTTTTCGGTTATCCCGGAAGAACACAAGAATATCTTACTTCTTATGCCGTTGACATGATTAAGAACAAAATAAATCCGCACAGAATTAATATCCGCCAAAACATAATTGATATTATGAGTGCTGATATGGAAAAAGATCCGGCAGTAAGAATAAAATATTCTGCAAAATATGCAGGTGTTTCAAATTATTGGAAAAAATGGTTGGGAGAAAACAGAGGTTTGGAGATTTTAAATGCAGTTGCAAAAAAAGAAGCAACCGAAGAACAACTAATTAAATGGATAAACGGCAGCAAAGACCGAATAGCAAAATACGGACATTTATTACCCGATTTCAAAAAATTATATGCCGAATATACTCCGTATTTTTTAGCGGAAGAATATTTTTATGAAGCAATTTGGAGAATGGAAAGTGTAAAGTTCAGTTCAAAAATGGCAAGTTTAGTAAGAAAAGGAGAAAAAAATACCGAAGAAGATATTGAATCGGTAAAAAAATATGCAACAAAATTTTTTAAAGATTACAATCAAGAAACCGATAAGAAATTATTTAAAGTTTTATTTAAGCTTTATTATGAAAACGCAGGAGAACAATTTCAACCCGAAATTATGAACATATTTGAAACATTTAATCATTTTGATTTAAGCAAAAAAGATATAATCGATTATTATACAGATTATTACTTTGCTAACACTTTCTTCTTAAACCAAGAAAAATTTAATGAATTCATGGAGAAATTCAGCTATGGTTCAGAAAATATTGAAAAAATAAAAAACACACCTGCTTACAACTTTTTTTATGATTTTGTAAATGTGTATTACACAAAAATAACACCTTTTACCGAAAAATATACAACTCAAATTGATAAGAAAAAACGCTTTTATATGCAAGCATTAATGGAAGCCGACACAAATAAAATATTCTATCCTGATGCAAATTCAACTTTACGAATTGCATACGGACAAGTTGATACTTATGAACCGAAAGACGGTGTAAAATACCAATACTATACAACTTTAAAAGGAGTTATTGAAAAAGATAACCCTGAAATTTATGATTACGATGTACCGGATAAGTTAAAAGAATTATATAACAATAAAGATTACGGAAGATATGCTGAAAACGGAGAAATGCACATTTGTTTTATAGCATCAAATCATACAACAGGCGGAAATTCAGGAAGTCCCGTCATTAACGGAAACGGAGAATTAATAGGCGTAAATTTCGATCGTAATTGGGAAGGCACAATGAGTGATATAATGTATGATCCTGATCAATGCAGAAATATAACCCTTGATATTCGTTACGTTCTTTTTATAATTGATAAATTTGCAGGAGCTTCGCATTTGGTTGAAGAAATGACGATTGTAGAGTAA
- a CDS encoding SLC13 family permease: MKFPTKTIGLIIGSLSAIFILIFADLDPQNPEITATLAIAVLMAVWWVTEAIPIAVTALLPVALFPLLGIMNGKAVSSVYFNHIIFLFIGGFLVAMAMEKHNLHKRIALKILLLTGTGHGKILFGFMFATAFLSMWMSNTATAMMMVPVAISIISKFNEILNKKDARKYSLSLLLGIAYAASVGGIATLIGTPPNLSFSRIFAIIFPNAPEISFSQWFVFALPVSLFMLFAAWSVLYLMYRTSSKSINIGKDFFRKQYKELGKASFEENVVFTAFVTLALLWIFRSGITIESFTIPGWSSLFKNPKFINDGTVAIVIAVILFIVPSKSKKGERILEADSIRKLPWHIVLLFGGGFALAQGFAESGFAVWFGEQMKGLAEVHPLILILSITFFMSFLTELTSNTATTEMILPILAGLAMSVKINPLIFMIPATMAASLAFMLPVATPPNAIVFGTNKIRIKDMMRTGFILNIIGVIIVTLAMYYWGQSVFDIDMNVFPEWADAN; encoded by the coding sequence ATGAAATTCCCGACAAAAACCATCGGTTTAATAATCGGCTCATTATCAGCAATATTTATATTGATTTTTGCTGACCTTGACCCGCAAAATCCCGAAATTACCGCAACACTTGCCATTGCCGTTTTAATGGCGGTTTGGTGGGTAACGGAAGCGATTCCGATTGCCGTTACGGCACTTTTGCCGGTTGCCCTGTTTCCTTTGCTCGGAATTATGAACGGTAAAGCAGTTTCTTCTGTTTATTTTAATCATATTATCTTTTTATTTATCGGCGGTTTTTTGGTTGCTATGGCAATGGAAAAACATAATTTGCATAAACGAATTGCATTAAAAATATTATTACTCACGGGAACCGGACACGGAAAAATTCTGTTCGGATTTATGTTTGCAACTGCATTTTTATCAATGTGGATGTCAAATACCGCAACTGCTATGATGATGGTGCCGGTTGCAATTTCAATAATTTCAAAATTTAATGAGATTTTGAACAAAAAAGATGCTCGAAAATATTCTTTAAGTTTGTTGCTCGGTATTGCTTATGCAGCATCAGTCGGCGGAATTGCAACACTAATAGGTACACCGCCGAATTTATCATTTTCAAGAATTTTTGCGATTATTTTCCCGAATGCACCCGAAATTTCATTTTCGCAATGGTTTGTGTTTGCTTTGCCTGTAAGTTTGTTTATGCTTTTTGCTGCATGGTCGGTTTTATATTTAATGTATCGAACAAGTTCGAAATCAATAAATATTGGAAAAGATTTTTTCAGAAAACAATACAAAGAACTCGGAAAAGCAAGCTTTGAGGAAAATGTTGTTTTTACAGCATTTGTTACATTAGCATTATTGTGGATTTTTCGCTCAGGAATAACAATTGAAAGTTTTACGATTCCCGGATGGTCATCACTTTTTAAAAATCCGAAGTTTATAAATGACGGAACGGTTGCAATAGTAATTGCTGTTATTTTGTTTATAGTTCCTTCAAAATCAAAAAAAGGAGAAAGGATATTAGAGGCAGATTCTATACGAAAACTGCCTTGGCATATTGTTTTGCTTTTCGGCGGCGGATTTGCTTTGGCACAAGGTTTTGCCGAGAGCGGTTTTGCTGTTTGGTTCGGTGAGCAAATGAAAGGATTGGCAGAAGTTCATCCCTTAATTTTAATATTGTCGATAACATTTTTTATGTCATTTTTAACTGAGTTGACTTCAAATACAGCAACTACGGAAATGATTTTACCTATTCTTGCAGGCTTAGCTATGTCAGTTAAAATAAATCCTTTAATTTTTATGATTCCTGCAACAATGGCTGCATCTTTAGCTTTTATGCTGCCGGTTGCAACGCCTCCCAATGCTATTGTTTTCGGCACAAACAAAATCCGCATTAAAGATATGATGCGAACCGGATTTATTCTGAACATAATAGGTGTAATAATCGTTACGCTTGCAATGTATTACTGGGGGCAATCTGTTTTTGATATTGACATGAATGTTTTTCCGGAATGGGCAGATGCTAATTAA
- a CDS encoding TonB-dependent receptor encodes MKQILILVFFFQITQIFAQGGHPGGGMNRGDMPNDGIIRGKVVDEQTNKSVKFANAALFSMRDSSVVAGAVCDEEGNFELSELKYGRYYLIVDFIGYYKKTISDLKVHPRNKTSDLGTVLLKQSAENIEEVEIIGERNFVEYKIDRKVLNISKNINATGETIIEALENAPSIQVDIDGNVTMRGSSNFIVLIDGKPTVLDANDILRQIPASSVENIEIITNPSVKYDPDGTTGIINIIMKKGKKSGFSGVVNTSVGTGDKYSADFLFNYRAKKVNYYIGANYGDRTFSGTGSSLRETYLNDSTYFLSSVSERSHQRNYYSVKGGVDLFLNDKNTVSFSGKYGYFGFGMERNSKNYDYTFPVSENIYSFNEGTFTIGGDFYSLNFDYTHKFNKKGHEITVLTQYSSRSGGIENIVIENATNEDFTNTFSYEKYKTFQDRGRNVLTLKVDYTYPVNEKMKFETGYQSRIRDASGNYILEDYISGDWVLDETYSNELIFTRNIHSLYSSLSGELLGLQYMLGLRGEYTDRLIEQITSGESYPLQRFDFFPSVHLTKELSKTQQIQASYSKRVNRPRHWYMNPFPGYSDAYSERVGNPALLPEYIDSYELSFNKRIKKSFFNIEAYFRQTNNKINRVQELMNDGRILNTFDNLDKEFAYGSELSGNINFFSWWMLYANANIYRYNLEGEIAGIETGTKSTNYDFRINSTFMFAKNSRLQITGMYNAPSVTSQGTRDGFYYFGAAYKHEFFKRKLSVTFNVRDMFKTANYIFDSEGVGFSSHDEMLREAPVFTLSLSYKINNYKQKRGNRGDTEEMNEGGM; translated from the coding sequence ATGAAACAAATATTAATACTAGTATTCTTTTTTCAAATAACACAAATATTTGCACAAGGCGGGCATCCCGGAGGAGGAATGAACAGAGGAGATATGCCTAATGACGGAATTATCAGAGGAAAAGTTGTTGATGAGCAAACAAATAAATCAGTAAAATTTGCGAATGCCGCATTATTCAGTATGCGTGATTCTTCGGTTGTTGCAGGAGCTGTTTGTGATGAAGAAGGAAATTTTGAATTGAGCGAACTTAAATACGGAAGATATTATTTAATTGTTGACTTTATCGGCTATTATAAAAAAACAATTTCAGATTTGAAAGTTCATCCGAGAAATAAAACAAGCGATTTAGGAACAGTTTTATTGAAACAATCTGCCGAAAACATTGAAGAAGTTGAAATAATAGGAGAACGTAATTTTGTTGAGTATAAAATTGACAGAAAAGTTTTAAATATCAGCAAAAATATAAACGCAACCGGAGAAACAATTATTGAAGCTTTGGAAAATGCACCTTCAATACAAGTTGATATTGACGGAAATGTTACAATGCGAGGAAGTTCAAATTTCATAGTATTAATTGACGGAAAACCTACCGTTTTAGATGCAAATGATATTTTACGCCAAATTCCTGCCTCTTCGGTAGAGAATATTGAGATTATTACAAACCCTTCCGTAAAATATGACCCCGACGGTACAACCGGCATTATTAACATTATAATGAAAAAAGGCAAGAAAAGCGGTTTCAGCGGTGTTGTTAATACTTCCGTAGGAACAGGCGATAAATATTCAGCTGATTTTCTGTTTAATTACAGAGCAAAAAAAGTAAATTATTATATAGGAGCAAATTACGGCGACCGAACTTTTTCAGGAACCGGAAGTTCTTTGCGTGAAACATATTTAAATGATTCAACATACTTTTTAAGTTCCGTTTCCGAAAGAAGCCATCAAAGAAATTATTATTCGGTTAAAGGCGGTGTTGATTTATTTTTAAACGATAAAAACACTGTTTCATTTTCCGGCAAATACGGGTATTTCGGTTTCGGAATGGAAAGAAATTCAAAAAATTATGATTATACTTTTCCTGTTTCCGAAAATATTTATTCGTTTAACGAAGGAACTTTTACGATAGGCGGTGACTTTTACAGTTTAAATTTTGATTATACTCATAAATTCAACAAAAAAGGTCATGAAATTACCGTATTAACACAATATTCATCAAGAAGCGGCGGAATTGAAAATATTGTTATTGAGAATGCCACTAATGAAGATTTTACAAATACATTTAGTTACGAAAAATATAAAACCTTCCAAGACAGAGGGCGAAATGTATTAACCTTAAAGGTAGATTATACATACCCGGTTAATGAAAAAATGAAATTTGAAACCGGCTACCAATCAAGAATAAGAGATGCATCCGGGAATTACATACTTGAAGATTATATTTCGGGAGATTGGGTTTTAGATGAAACTTACAGCAACGAATTAATTTTTACAAGAAATATTCATTCTTTATATTCTTCTTTGTCGGGAGAACTTCTCGGATTACAATATATGTTAGGATTAAGGGGCGAATATACCGACCGATTAATTGAACAAATTACAAGCGGCGAAAGTTACCCTTTGCAACGATTTGATTTTTTTCCGAGCGTTCATTTAACAAAAGAACTTTCAAAAACCCAACAAATTCAGGCATCATACAGCAAACGAGTAAATCGCCCGAGACATTGGTACATGAATCCTTTTCCCGGATATTCAGATGCTTATTCCGAAAGAGTCGGAAATCCGGCATTGCTTCCGGAGTATATTGATTCTTATGAATTATCGTTCAATAAACGAATTAAAAAGTCGTTTTTCAATATTGAAGCATACTTCAGACAAACAAATAACAAAATTAATCGTGTGCAGGAACTTATGAATGACGGAAGAATATTAAATACTTTTGATAATTTGGATAAAGAGTTTGCATACGGTTCTGAGCTTTCAGGTAATATTAATTTTTTTAGTTGGTGGATGCTGTATGCAAATGCAAATATTTACAGGTACAACCTCGAAGGAGAAATTGCAGGAATTGAAACAGGCACAAAAAGTACAAATTATGATTTTCGTATAAACTCAACATTTATGTTTGCCAAAAACAGCAGATTGCAAATAACCGGAATGTATAATGCACCAAGCGTTACATCGCAGGGAACACGTGACGGTTTTTATTATTTCGGAGCTGCTTACAAGCATGAATTTTTCAAAAGAAAGTTATCCGTTACTTTTAATGTTCGAGATATGTTCAAAACCGCAAATTATATTTTTGATTCGGAAGGTGTAGGTTTTTCTTCACATGATGAAATGTTGCGAGAAGCTCCCGTTTTTACTTTAAGCTTGAGTTACAAAATAAATAATTATAAACAAAAACGCGGGAACAGAGGAGACACGGAAGAAATGAATGAAGGCGGAATGTAA
- a CDS encoding DEAD/DEAH box helicase, whose product MSELIILLREHYTFGFVFSAHFTEKKNKHFIEIAENVSFPDVERQPERYTEEEKGIIKTIESYSDQNLARIFSKKKKALEFVKSVSKYDIEKRIRPFIEKRLITIIEKLSEADIPMYLKKDKFNTLYKEDLITIQKEPAKTVFNIEKEEAGTKYFLSVKHEEKEINLFGKSVVIISNEPCNLILDSKLYSFADIDGKKLKPFFDKTHISIPKSAERKWFEAFGINAIKKFEVSSKGFLIKEKRIDATAELVLEKDWKGDLAFMLYFHYENETFHSGKKFETKLEFDEINFEFTKLSRNESWEKKIIKKIQNTGLILQADNNFKVNAKTKARELQYQETVEWLSENKHKFTEIGVSFKQDLYRKEYFIQKISSNIKISKKKDWFDIYGTVSFGKFEIPFINLRNHILKEKREFVLPDKTIAIIPDEWFAKYSEIFMFGEKNSDKLKLGKTHFDALKKSEIKGIDKQFKKSISKLIHFNEFETEVPEDIKAELRPYQKDGLKWMYFLQENNFGGCLADDMGLGKTLQTITLLQKTINSRIKESIETKQQSQLNLFVEKASEPAEFQRKASLIVMPISLIHNWKNEIKKFAPKLKVLVYKGSNRHRNINRFNEYDIILAGYALIRNDIDLLKNHEFLYVVLDESQFIKNSNSKTYKAVLELDSEYRLVLTGTPIENSLTDLWSQMNFINNGMLGNENFFNQTFIKPIEKQANEIQEEKLKRIINPFLLRRTKNEVAKDLPPLTEQTIYCKQDEEQKSYYEKEKSKIRNKIIGLIESGEKKSLSVEVLGALTKLRQISNHPVLVDEKYEGESGKFNEIIRNIESLTSENHKVLIFSSFVKHLDLLAAYFEKNNIKYSKLTGQTKKREEVISEFQDNTDNRVFLISIKAGGTGLNLTEADYVFIIDPWWNPAVEKQAVNRAHRIGQDKKVMVYRYISENTIEEKISKLQEKKSKLADTFINNNNPLKNMTKTNILELFK is encoded by the coding sequence ATGTCTGAATTGATAATACTTTTAAGAGAACATTATACTTTCGGGTTTGTGTTTTCTGCCCATTTTACGGAAAAGAAAAATAAACATTTTATCGAAATTGCCGAAAATGTATCTTTTCCTGATGTTGAACGCCAGCCTGAACGATATACGGAAGAAGAAAAAGGGATAATTAAAACAATTGAAAGTTATTCAGATCAGAATCTTGCAAGAATTTTTTCAAAAAAGAAAAAGGCTTTAGAATTTGTTAAGTCAGTTTCAAAATACGATATTGAAAAACGCATAAGACCGTTTATTGAAAAGCGTTTGATAACAATTATTGAGAAGTTAAGCGAGGCAGATATTCCTATGTATCTGAAAAAAGATAAATTCAATACATTATATAAGGAAGATTTAATTACCATACAAAAAGAGCCTGCGAAAACGGTTTTTAATATTGAAAAAGAAGAAGCAGGAACAAAATATTTTTTATCTGTAAAACATGAGGAAAAAGAAATTAATTTGTTCGGTAAATCAGTTGTGATAATAAGTAATGAGCCGTGTAATTTGATTTTAGACAGTAAGTTATATTCTTTTGCCGATATTGACGGAAAAAAACTGAAACCTTTTTTTGACAAAACGCATATAAGCATTCCGAAATCGGCAGAAAGAAAGTGGTTTGAAGCCTTCGGAATAAATGCAATTAAAAAATTTGAAGTCAGTTCTAAAGGTTTTTTGATAAAAGAAAAAAGAATTGATGCAACCGCAGAACTTGTTCTTGAAAAAGATTGGAAAGGAGATTTAGCTTTTATGCTTTATTTTCATTATGAAAATGAAACCTTCCATTCAGGAAAAAAATTTGAAACCAAATTAGAGTTTGACGAAATAAACTTTGAATTCACAAAACTCAGCAGAAATGAAAGTTGGGAGAAAAAGATTATAAAAAAAATACAAAATACAGGATTAATATTGCAAGCTGATAATAACTTCAAAGTTAATGCAAAAACCAAAGCAAGAGAATTGCAATATCAAGAAACTGTTGAATGGCTGAGTGAGAATAAGCACAAATTTACAGAAATCGGAGTAAGTTTTAAGCAAGATTTATACAGAAAAGAGTATTTCATTCAGAAAATTTCATCAAATATTAAAATAAGCAAGAAAAAAGACTGGTTTGATATCTACGGAACAGTATCTTTCGGTAAATTTGAGATTCCCTTTATAAATCTAAGAAATCACATTCTAAAAGAGAAAAGAGAATTTGTTTTGCCCGATAAAACAATTGCAATAATTCCTGATGAATGGTTTGCAAAATATTCTGAAATATTTATGTTTGGTGAAAAAAATTCGGATAAATTAAAACTCGGGAAAACACATTTTGACGCACTTAAAAAATCAGAAATAAAAGGAATTGACAAGCAGTTTAAAAAAAGCATTTCAAAATTAATTCACTTTAATGAATTTGAAACGGAAGTTCCGGAAGATATAAAAGCAGAATTACGACCTTATCAAAAAGACGGCTTAAAGTGGATGTATTTTTTACAGGAAAACAACTTCGGAGGTTGCCTTGCCGATGATATGGGCTTGGGAAAAACATTGCAAACAATAACTTTGCTGCAAAAAACAATAAACAGCAGAATTAAAGAATCGATTGAAACCAAACAGCAATCTCAATTAAATCTTTTCGTAGAGAAGGCTTCTGAACCTGCTGAATTTCAGAGAAAAGCAAGTTTAATTGTAATGCCGATTTCATTAATCCATAATTGGAAAAATGAAATAAAAAAGTTTGCTCCGAAGTTAAAAGTTTTAGTTTATAAAGGCAGCAACAGGCATCGAAACATTAATCGTTTTAATGAATATGATATAATACTTGCCGGCTATGCATTAATTCGAAATGATATTGATTTATTAAAGAATCATGAATTTTTATATGTGGTTTTAGACGAAAGTCAATTTATAAAAAATTCTAATTCAAAAACTTACAAGGCTGTTTTGGAATTAGACTCGGAATACAGATTAGTTTTAACCGGCACACCGATAGAAAACTCTCTGACAGATTTATGGTCGCAAATGAACTTTATAAACAACGGAATGTTGGGGAATGAAAACTTTTTTAATCAAACTTTTATAAAGCCGATTGAAAAACAAGCTAATGAAATTCAAGAGGAAAAGTTAAAAAGAATTATTAATCCTTTTTTATTAAGACGTACAAAAAACGAAGTTGCAAAAGACTTGCCTCCGCTTACGGAACAAACAATTTATTGCAAGCAAGATGAGGAACAAAAAAGTTATTACGAGAAAGAAAAATCAAAAATAAGAAATAAAATTATCGGACTGATTGAAAGCGGAGAAAAAAAATCACTTTCGGTTGAGGTTTTGGGTGCATTAACAAAGTTAAGGCAAATTTCAAATCATCCGGTTTTAGTTGATGAAAAATATGAAGGGGAATCCGGGAAGTTTAATGAAATTATCAGAAATATTGAAAGTTTAACTTCCGAAAATCATAAAGTATTAATTTTTTCATCGTTTGTAAAGCATTTAGATTTATTAGCCGCTTATTTTGAAAAAAACAATATAAAATATTCAAAGCTTACGGGGCAAACAAAAAAAAGAGAAGAAGTTATTTCAGAATTTCAAGATAATACTGATAATCGTGTTTTTCTTATATCAATAAAAGCAGGCGGAACAGGCTTAAACTTAACTGAAGCCGATTATGTTTTTATTATCGACCCATGGTGGAATCCGGCAGTAGAAAAACAAGCCGTTAACAGGGCACACAGGATAGGACAAGACAAAAAAGTTATGGTTTACAGGTATATTAGCGAAAATACGATTGAAGAAAAAATTTCAAAATTGCAAGAGAAAAAAAGCAAACTTGCCGATACTTTTATTAACAACAACAATCCTTTAAAGAATATGACAAAAACAAATATTTTGGAACTTTTTAAATAA
- a CDS encoding CoA-binding protein: MKTLVLGASPNPSRYSYKAVRLLKMYNHKVVPVGIKKGEIENQEITLGKPQIADIHTVTLYVGAEKQADYYDYILSLKPERIIFNPGTENEEFIKIAKENDIKTVVNCTLVMLNSGLF, from the coding sequence ATGAAAACATTAGTATTGGGAGCAAGCCCGAATCCTTCAAGGTATTCTTACAAAGCAGTAAGATTATTAAAAATGTATAACCATAAAGTTGTTCCCGTAGGTATAAAAAAAGGGGAAATTGAAAATCAAGAAATTACTTTAGGAAAGCCACAAATCGCAGATATTCACACAGTAACATTATATGTAGGTGCGGAAAAACAAGCAGATTATTACGATTATATTTTATCTTTAAAACCTGAAAGAATAATTTTTAATCCGGGAACCGAAAATGAAGAATTTATAAAAATTGCAAAAGAAAATGATATTAAAACTGTCGTAAATTGTACTTTAGTAATGCTTAATTCAGGTTTATTTTGA
- a CDS encoding peptidylprolyl isomerase: MKTEKNKVVAVSYELRIEEKSEEIIDLAYEEKPLEFLFGNGMMLQKFEDNLAGLSIGDTFNFKLTSEEGYGVRNEENISEIPKNVFEQNGKIEAGLLDIGNVIPLQDDKGNRFNGQVISVTGELVKLDFNHPLAGEDLFFTGKIVNIREATEQELEHKHVHSHGHDH; encoded by the coding sequence ATGAAAACAGAAAAAAATAAAGTAGTAGCAGTAAGTTACGAATTAAGGATTGAGGAAAAAAGTGAAGAAATTATTGATTTAGCTTATGAAGAAAAACCCTTAGAATTTTTATTCGGAAACGGAATGATGCTTCAAAAGTTTGAAGATAATTTAGCAGGATTATCAATAGGCGATACTTTTAACTTTAAATTAACAAGTGAAGAAGGGTACGGAGTAAGAAATGAAGAAAATATATCTGAAATACCCAAAAATGTATTTGAACAAAACGGAAAAATTGAAGCCGGTTTATTGGATATAGGAAATGTTATTCCGCTTCAAGATGATAAAGGAAACCGGTTTAACGGACAAGTTATTTCGGTAACCGGCGAACTTGTAAAATTAGATTTCAACCATCCGCTTGCAGGAGAAGACCTGTTCTTTACAGGAAAAATTGTAAATATAAGAGAAGCAACCGAGCAAGAGCTGGAACACAAACACGTTCATTCTCACGGACACGATCATTAA